From the Telopea speciosissima isolate NSW1024214 ecotype Mountain lineage chromosome 9, Tspe_v1, whole genome shotgun sequence genome, the window ttaaattagcCCTTtcgtttatcaaaaaaataaaataaaaaataacccTTTCTCTAGTCTACTATTCTCCCTAAGTAAtcctttcatttcattttaaaattttttgaccAACCCAACTTTGGGAATTTACTCATTGATGATGAATGGCCGCACAAAACAAGGCTTTAATATTATCCTTTATTAACATTTTGCACAACATGAAAATAACCATGATAAGTCAATCCGTGTCCGTATTCATTTagtactatctgaatccgttcaaaagctaatcggatgcggatgcaaaTATAGCACGTACTATTTCAGCCGAATCTGATCTGTTTACATTCAGACCTAAAGGTTAATTGACCGAAAATCAATCAAACAAAATCGAAATCTAGGTGATTTAATAGTACACCAAATTTGAGAGCTAGGTGGATTGCCTTGTGGTTGATATTAACCATGACAAGTTGGTTGGTGCTcctattgtctttttcttttcctttggtaAATTGATGGGATCTTTATCGTCTTAGGTTCCATGTTTGGTATAGTTTGtccgattcctctcataggTGGTGGAAATGACAACCTTATCCgctacccaaacacactgttcgagtgggatccaccccttagttagtaaattcgcgtatcatacgcgtattatatgcgTCCCCATATTTTTAACCGTATAATACTTCCGTCCCCGTATTTTtccgtatttttataaaaaaaatgcgTTTTTTAATCAAGCacgtattatactcgtataatacgtgtattatacgtttttttataaaaaaaattacccaaaagattagaatttagggaaacgatttcactttccctttcgtccctttcgatttgcgttgaacatccaaccgtagcaggcaaaagtagccgccctccatctccaatcatcctcgtcatctccgttcaacaaagcggcacttaagtcttgtactctcctcttgtttctctggtctttcaacttgctcatgtcattttcagacaatctacattcatttcttgtagattattgatattttggtatgttaaatgataatcttagagatgttatatagcatattatattattgtgtttattttagttaataaaatcatgatattattttgtttattaggtggtgaatgcatgttatataatgaatatatgtccgttttttttaaagtatttttgccatctatgccgtattatatccgtattaaacgcataccgtattattaccgtatgcattttatgaagtcggatttttgaaaagtattattaccgtctagtccgtttaattgccgtacgtatccgttcccgttcaattgcggtttccgaacttactaactaagatccaccccctcttattagaggcattagGGAACTCAACTAGACAGAGAACCTGAGGAGATAATtctattatcatcatcatcatccaaaaaaaataaagaaaaccatCAAATCAAACCAGTGAATTTCTATGGTTTGTCGAAAAATCGTAAGAACCAATTGGTTTATTTCAATGAGTTctcaaacaaacccaaaaaatcccGATCAAACCGTTTCtaaatgttttttttgggggtaattatttctaaaatttgataggattacttttgtttttttgggtatgaaGAGCCTTAGTACCACACGTGCATAAAGTCATAAACACATTAGATACCTTGACAATAATAGAGTCTCGATCATTTCCAATGACATTTACCCTTATCCACCAGTGTCATCTCCCACGATGCGGAGACCACATCCTATGAATGGTGGGAAATCGACTCTAATTGTTGAATATTGTGGAGGGCATCTGAATTCACACTAATAATatgttactattttttttttttgggtttttaactAATGCctccctgaaaatgcccatttattCAATCGCCccctacaatttttctaattgcaagCTTCCTCCTATCCATAATATTACAATGCTTTTTAAGTAGGAAggtatttataattaaaaaagttGTAGGAGAACATTTCGACAAATgggcatttgttaaaaaccctttttttttttgtgtttttctcgataacaagttaacaactaATACGTTCCTGTAAGTAGAGAGGAAACTCCGAAACGGTGCGTACGCGTTTCCTGAACGCTGAGATCGTTGATTTAGCGGCAGTTCTTCTGCCTCTTCCTTCGCTCCTCGAAAGGCAAAACCCTTGCTAGCTAACCCTTAATTCAGAGAAGAGTTCGCGGTTCCTTCAGATTGCGGAATTAGTTTCAGAAAGATGTATagtcttcttcctttgttcttTAATTTGTTTAATCTTCGCTtgttcattctttctttctttcgatGCTGGAGATCTTTCCCGTTTATTTGATTCTCGTCTCTATTTTTTTGAGAAAGCATCGGGTTTTCATCTCTCAGTTTTGTTGGTTCTGGGTATTCGGGCGAAATATCTCGTTAGGGTTTCATAGTGAATTTTCTATAAAAGTTGGCAACTTTGATTTGAATGCGCTAGTTAATTGATGAAAAGATTTGGCTCGCTACATATTTGTGGGTTTCTTAAGTTATTTCCTGATGGTTTTGTTATGCGTAACAGTTTTGGCCTGGAAGTTTTGTTTATCTTCTGCGCATTGAATTTTGACGTTCTTATTGATTATTTAGATAAGAAAAGAGACTTGGTGTTGTTCTACGCCTACTCGTTTCTACCTCAATTTCTATTCAATTTGTTTTTCacaagttatttattttttaatttctatccCTGTTCTTTCTCATATGCAACTTGGGCTGTTGTCAGATTTGGAACGACTCGTCTCTATATTTTCTTTGCCTGTTCTTTCTGAATTTTACTTAATTCTTTTCTTGTTGTATTAGCTAGGCAAGAACTTTTGTGTATCACCTCTATGCCAATTATTCTACATATATGGTTTTATATTGAAACTTTGTTAATTAATTTTTGTCTGTTTTTCAGATGGCCACAAAACCGATGACCAGCGAAGCAATTGCTCTTACAGAGAAGAAAATGGCCATGACCTTAGGTATGTTGGTTGCTGTATGAAATTTTATAGAGTTCTTCCGATAATAGTATCTGTGGTTCCATGACCATCTGTGTTTTTTACTAATGCAGATGATATCATcaagatgtccaagaaatcttCTTTCAAAGTTAAAAATCAGAGGGCTTCAGTGAGTGGCTTTTCCCTGGAAATTTATCATTATAAtctgttattttattttgctaCAGAtgagttttcttttcttattatcTTACAAATGGGAATATGCTCTGCAGAATAAAAGCAAAAGATTCTTCAATGCTGGTTCTAACAAGGGGAATGCATCAAAAGTGCGCCGTTTTATGGATTCCAGATCTTCTGTTAGACAGGTATTGCAACTGAATGGACttcattgtttttttaaatctcaAATAGATCTATTTAAACTCTGTACCCGACTGATTATAGGCAACATTTATTAATCTTGGCATCTGTGTTTTGTTATTATGCCTGCAGGGGGCTCTTGCTAAGAGAAGGTCGAATTTCCAGGGGAATCAGTTTCCTCTGGCCACTGAGGCTGCCAAGAAGGCTGCGGCTGCTCCGGTTTGTGCCAGAGCTCTTGGTCATAATAGGATGGTTAATTGGAATAAGCCAAGGTAGCCCCAGAGTCCttagtttattattttgtgcTAAAAATCTTAAATATTTTGATATTCAATAATATATAccttaaataaatattttttttggtgaattacCTTAAATGAATATTTTGAGATTGAGGAATATGTTTCCTACCTATTTGCAGGTAAATCATGGTTCCTTATCATTAATGAGATATTTATCCATTTGCTTCGAGTTGTATACATGGCTTGTACTGATGGAGCTGTTGAGTCATTGTATGATCCTTCAATGTTTTGTTGGTTTTGGGAAAGGACGACTTTAAGCAGGGCATATTATCACAAGAAATGTAGTTTCAAATGTTGGCTATCAGTGTTGCGGAGAGTGTCTCTTTAGCTTGGAAAGTGATTGATGCATTTAGTACTGGTTAACCTACTCTCCATGAGATTGGAGAATGTTGCTTGGGCTGGATATAGCAATGATGGATTGGTGTTATGGTGGTCAGGGTTGCTATCAAATGCGAAGAAGAGATGCATCACAAAAATGGTTTCGGAGGCCTGAGTTAAATGTAGGAGACACTTTAGTGCACTGTGAAAAGCAATATTTATGAATGCTAGGCTGCTCTCTTCAACCTACGATAATTAATCCACTTCCTGTTCTACCATTGTTCAACTGGGTGGTGATCTGAGGTTCCTCACGGTTGAGCTCATGGGGAACTATATTGGTTTGTGTAATGAATCTTTGTTCTTTAAGGGTTATTCTCATGGATCTATGGCAGGTGTCATGTTTTTGTAGAATGCTCGTGGGAGAAACCtgttttttgttatttaaaCAGTCAGAATTGATGAACCTCCAATTCAATGATTCTTCTTGGGGCAGCCAAATTTTCCCAATCATCTTTTCTCAGTTCAGCCATTCTAGCTTCTACATCTCTTTTATTAATTGATTCCTGGCTCTTTCTGTGCATCTGGGAGATATTTTGCTCAGGATGCTCATTCACCATTGTCACGTGTTCGTTAGTGTGATTGTGCAGCAATTTGGTTGCTCTAGGAACTTGGTTCAAGGTTTTTTACAGTCTTATCAAGTTTTCCTCATTTCCTTTGGAGCATGCTGCAAGTCTGCTGCAGCTTTGTTTGCCCACATGAACATTATTGTGGTGCTGGGGTTTGTGATGTTTTGCACACTAAAGAGACAACTGGGAGTTTGTGAATTGTAGATGATAGTGTCGATTGTTTGCTCTTAAATGGTGTGATTTGAATGTGGGAGTTTTCAGTTTTACAGTTCCTGCGTAAAGGAAGCATCTTGTACTTGAAAAAATAAACAGAAATAGCAATACGGGTAATACTGGGCAGAAGAGCTTGAATTCCTAGTGGGAGTAGTGTGAGTTGGTAGAATAGTGATTCCATCATGTTCACAATGATATGTAAGTGAGTAGCAACCTTTTTTGATACAATGCACCCAAGGTACTTTGTTTATTGATGAAGAACCTTTTCCAGCTATTATGCCTTGCTGAAGCTTTACGTTCTATTGGATTTCCTTTGGGATATTCCATGGTGTAGAACTGTAAATGGGGGTTGCTCAGAAGGGAAATCTCCTGTTTATTTGACTGTCGGGAAGTACGGCATTGGTTCTTGGTGAATCTGGTCCATGGAGCTTATGTGTTTGAAGTTTCTTGAAGTTTTTGTACGTTGATGGAGGACCTTTTCCAGCTATTAGGCCTTGCTGAAGCTTTATGCTCTCATTTCCTTTATATTTCATGGTGTAGAGCTGTAAGTGGGGGTTGCTCAGAAGAGAAATCTCCTGTTATTGGACTATCGGGAAAGTATGGCGTTGGTTGTTGGTGCTTCTGGTCTCTGGAGCTTATGTgtttggagtttcttgaacttGAATGTTTTCATGTTTCTTTCGCCGGAGAGAGATGCCCCAGTATGAGAGATCTCTAACTGTAGTTTATGGGACCTCCTTCATATTATTGGATGAAAATTCACGCGGGGAGGCAAATCTCCAATTCTCTATCGTTATCATAATTTCTAAATGCTGGTTTGTCTCATCTTTTTTATAGTATTAAAAGCAGTAGGGTGCCCCCAAGGTAAGCCCACTCCATAACCTGATGCAATTGGGATTTCTAATATAAGAAGCTGTATTCTCACCCAGTgcaccaaattttttttctgttggcCTGTTTTTTCAAGTGTACTCTACTTTTTGTGCAGGACTGGAGCCCCACTAGCTCATAGAAGGTTTTCTCGGGGAGGATTTGGTGGGAAGGTATATTTTTACACTAACCCTGCAACACAGGGTTCATGCCTTGTTAGCTTTATCTGTATTGTATATGTTTACTGAATACCAAGCAAATGCCATTTTCCCCCTTAAACTTTTCTAGAAAAGTTCGAGTTTTTAAATGTGTATGCATACAAGTGCTAGGAATTTCAGGAACATGCTTTGTAATAGGTTTATGAGAGTGAAAATTTATCTCAAGGTTGAGAGAGTTGTAGTTTTGTGGTGCCTTTACCCGATCAtgtagatctctctctctctccacaccCCCCTTTCTTTGATGGTTAGTGAAGTGATCAAATGGGAAGGGAAAAGGATGAAACAAATAATGATCATTTATGTGTTATGCAGAAGCAGGCTAAGGTGTTTCCTAAATTGAGGGCTCAGACATTAGATACTTTGTTTGCAAACATGAAGGAACAGAGGATGAAGGCATTGTCTCATCAGATGAGAAGGGGCCGGTTCCAGCAACAGAAGCGGAAAAGGGGTCGATTTAACAACTATTCCAACTAATTAGACCTATGTTGATCATGCAAGTAGATCTGAGAGCAGATGTGAGAACATCTGGGTGTTAAAAACTGTCTACCCAGTGAGCTATGTGGTGTGAAGTAGTGGATATATCTCTAGCACCCAAGGTTGTGGTTATCAGCAGGAACCAGtcaattctttcttttgctGCCCTTGACTTGTAGATATCATCAGTTAATTTTTCAATCTGAGATTTGGATTATTTTGTTTACCATCTGGTGCGTATCGAGATGGTTGTTAAATTTGAACAGTTGATACAGGTTTTATGTTTTGTGATTTCAACTTTTTCCTGTATCTTAACAGGCTTCATTAGGAATCAGTGGCATCTTTAGCTCATTTTTCTTTTGGCCCTGATCGGTACCATTGTTTACTTAGGCATGAAACAATCAAGCAGGACGACATTTCGAAGTATGTGAATCTTTTTGGGATGAGTCCATTCCCTCTGGGTGTATTTTTAGCTCAGTTTGGTTTGTGATTCCAACAGCTCTGAATTGGTTTTTATATATGGTGGATTATGGTAATCGAGTAGTTCTGCTGGTAGATAAAATACCTATCAATTCTATTCTATGTTACGGTTGCTTTCGTGTGCTAATTTATTCCCCAAGGAGGAGGATGTAAATTCAATGATCAAATAGGGGAATTCGTGGCTGTTAAAGAGTTGCAATTTGAACTGAGCTTTTTGTGCAACTCTGCATGTTTGAAATCTTCCAATCCTGTTCATTTTCGTCAAATTACTCAGCCATGAAGTGCAAATGAAGTTTATTAGCTAAGCCCCAAGTATCTAAACAGATTCTGACTTATGGTACCGAGTAAAATTACTATTTTATCTAATGAATAACATTGAAACTGTAGAACATCATGTCTTTTTAATGTTTTTGGGTTAGTTGGTTCATTTGCTCGTGCACTAACGCAAGGTCAATGAGAGTGTGTGCaggggcatcaatatggatgagattttatATTTCACGGAAAGACTGTTAGAAGTTTTGCATACTCCTATGTTTGGGGGGTCATATGATCAGGCAGCGTTCTTTTTCTCTATATTTAGGAGTAATGTATTAAAAGGATGCCTGATGACGATTATTAAAAACTGAGCAAGGAAAAAACACCTGAGCCTTAGGAAGCTAGGGGAATCCATGAGATCAACTGAGATCGAGCTTGCAAGCTAGAATAAAAGAAGCACCCGAGCCTTAGGAAGCTATAGGAATGGAAATTTGCAAGAGTAGTCCACCTCTAAGGTTCCGTTTGGTTACAAAGGAAATTAAATGAagggaattgaaaattttgaacttaagaaagaaaattttgtaatcattatcccatgtggTTATATCACTATCTTTAAattatttcttatttaattgttaaattttattttacttgaatGTATTACTaaatggtaagaaatttaaatagtttatctaatcacatgggataatgtTTACAAAAGTTTCTTGTTAAggttttcctttcatttttaatttctcttgcaaccaaacatagcctaacgTAAGCGTTTTAAAACCTAGCCCAAACTGAAACGATCAATCGAAACTGATCAGAAAAATCTGGACCGGACCGATCTGATCCGTATTagattggttttggattgggatATGATGAGGTTGGCTAAAAACCGGATCGCAACAAACCGATTGATATCCAAACccaatgaaaccgataaaaaaatcattgaatatAAAGTTATGAATacgtgaattgattatccattgatttagTGAGAAATTTCTGGTTCTAAggaaaattgttacaaatcaatgagtacgaggttatgaatagggaaattgatttttactaatgtttccattgatctccttgttcactATATTAGTTCGATagtaaatgaatgatttgataatagggttcatttttttttttaatttcaatattaattatcttcttcttacaattaatgataaataatgataTATAACAATGATTTTgttacaaactctatttatcccctttcaatttagtcctctttattCAGATTATAACATGAActcatcaaatcaattttcctattcatggttgtttacttgtttaACTCAGGAAAGGTGAATTAAAATGTTTTTATCGAATCAATCCTCATTAtaagttatgaatgtaagatttcattgtggttcaaatccgaaaaacaaattgatctaaaccggtattaacctgatattgaaaaatcaaaataaatgaaattgcATCGCATTGAAATCGAAATTGACCGAAAACCGAAgtttcttaacggtttggttttggtctcactcatCTGAGACTGAAACCGATTTAGCTCGACTGAAACAAGGTCGAACCAACCGTTTGACAACCCTGGGCCTAGTGGGAGCTCACTTTGGAGTAGGATCAATTGCGAGTTTAGTAGGGGGTGTCAAACGATCGGATTGGCCCAGTTTCGGTCTAGGAATGAGtgagacaaaaaaaaaccattaaggGACTTTAGTTTGAGGTCGATTTCGATTTCGATCCGGTATGGTTTCgctttattttggttttttaatattaaaaaaaatagcagTTTGAATTGGTTTATTTTTGGGCTTGAACCATACCAAAATCTTACACTTATAACCTATAACGAACTAGAAAGATTTGGTAAACATACTTTAAATCATCTTCCTCAAgccaaacaagtaaacaaccaagaatagggaattttatttgctttgttcatgttgtaattggaacaaagagaaataaaatgcAGGACGAAGATAACTattattgaaatcaatggataaataaagATTGTAGTGAAAATCATTGTTTATCATTGTTAgaggaagataactaatattgaaataaaTGGATAACTACTCGgtgagaagataactaatattgaaatgaCAAAACAAACCCTATTAtatatcaaatcattcatttaaatGTTCAACTAATTTTGTAAAATGA encodes:
- the LOC122640751 gene encoding uncharacterized protein LOC122640751 isoform X1, with translation MATKPMTSEAIALTEKKMAMTLDDIIKMSKKSSFKVKNQRASNKSKRFFNAGSNKGNASKVRRFMDSRSSVRQGALAKRRSNFQGNQFPLATEAAKKAAAAPVCARALGHNRMVNWNKPRTGAPLAHRRFSRGGFGGKKQAKVFPKLRAQTLDTLFANMKEQRMKALSHQMRRGRFQQQKRKRGRFNNYSN
- the LOC122640751 gene encoding uncharacterized protein LOC122640751 isoform X2, with the translated sequence MATKPMTSEAIALTEKKMAMTLDDIIKMSKKSSFKVKNQRASNKSKRFFNAGSNKGNASKVRRFMDSRSSVRQGALAKRRSNFQGNQFPLATEAAKKAAAAPVCARALGHNRMVNWNKPRTGAPLAHRRFSRGGFGGKQAKVFPKLRAQTLDTLFANMKEQRMKALSHQMRRGRFQQQKRKRGRFNNYSN